The Saccharomonospora cyanea NA-134 genome includes a region encoding these proteins:
- a CDS encoding E3 ubiquitin ligase family protein — MWIAGVLLLIVAVGAFFYMKHTRNELHAMIGTETLSIPELEQYRSASDGLGATGTFRKLSEVVGAAHPRPEGPLTAELSKVECVWYRYRIDRHYEVIEYRDGKRHRRKRTERVAEHTSSEGYAVIDAEGRTIEVDPNGTEPDGVEQTVSRFEPHGGKEGGVELFGIALPALLGRGDSTIGYDYKEWVIRPGRRLYVLGEVHDRTGPLVIGKPAGKGHFIISTRTEQELRDSRVQRHKLLAIGTVASTLLGLGLLVGGLFT; from the coding sequence GTGTGGATCGCGGGCGTGTTGCTGCTGATCGTCGCGGTGGGCGCGTTCTTCTACATGAAGCACACGCGTAACGAACTGCACGCCATGATCGGCACGGAGACGCTCTCGATCCCCGAACTCGAGCAGTACCGCAGCGCCTCCGACGGACTCGGGGCCACGGGCACGTTCCGTAAGCTCTCCGAGGTCGTTGGTGCGGCGCACCCACGACCGGAGGGGCCGCTGACGGCGGAGCTGTCGAAGGTGGAGTGCGTCTGGTACCGCTACCGCATCGACCGACACTACGAGGTGATCGAGTACCGCGACGGCAAGCGGCACCGGCGCAAGCGCACCGAACGCGTCGCCGAGCACACCTCGAGCGAGGGCTACGCGGTGATCGACGCCGAGGGCCGCACGATCGAGGTCGACCCGAACGGCACCGAGCCCGACGGTGTGGAGCAGACCGTCAGCCGGTTCGAGCCCCACGGGGGCAAGGAGGGCGGCGTCGAACTGTTCGGCATCGCGTTGCCCGCGTTGCTCGGCCGTGGTGACAGCACCATCGGCTACGACTACAAGGAGTGGGTGATCCGTCCGGGCCGGCGCCTCTACGTGCTGGGCGAGGTCCACGACCGGACCGGCCCGCTCGTGATCGGCAAGCCGGCGGGGAAGGGTCACTTCATCATCTCCACCCGAACGGAGCAGGAGTTGCGTGACAGCCGGGTCCAGCGGCACAAGCTCCTGGCGATCGGCACGGTGGCGAGCACCCTCCTGGGGCTCGGGCTGCTCGTGGGCGGCCTGTTCACCTGA
- a CDS encoding PspC domain-containing protein, whose translation MLFGMNTTTDSTRRIEGFEDTVKDFWVSRPRRPHRGRKLAGVAAGIGHRYGIDPAIVRVVFVVLTVFGGVGLAFYLLGWAILPEEGDDVSGLEGLLGKGRSSMSKGFTLALCAALVLLGLASFSASWVDGGTFVGLALVVAGVYLLHRSRGHLRRPAPTGGVATGPAGMTSTGTGGDAGMWGQPVSQAAPTWDPLGADPLGWRLPDATAPTPPPPEPPPPPRRKSKIGFAVTGVALAVGGVGAALAAEGVPWFTPAHVMGLVLAVLGLGMVAGSFLGGGRGLVWLAVPLALVGLTLSAVPLEHVGGGFGELRATPTSADQVQPVYERTAGDVQLDLTGLSGSDSARTTVRSGAGNVTVLLPPDADVDYRCEAAVGNVECLGQEHNGIDTPELRGVDPGTDGEGGPKITLTAKIGAGNVEVRRG comes from the coding sequence ATGCTGTTCGGCATGAACACCACGACGGACTCCACGAGGCGCATCGAGGGCTTCGAGGACACGGTGAAGGACTTCTGGGTCTCCCGGCCCAGGCGCCCGCACCGGGGCCGAAAGCTGGCGGGGGTCGCTGCCGGGATCGGTCACCGCTACGGCATCGACCCGGCCATCGTGCGCGTCGTGTTCGTCGTGCTGACCGTGTTCGGGGGTGTCGGTCTCGCGTTCTACCTGCTGGGCTGGGCCATCCTTCCGGAGGAGGGGGACGACGTGTCGGGGCTCGAAGGTCTCCTGGGGAAGGGGCGGAGCTCGATGTCGAAGGGGTTCACGCTCGCGCTGTGCGCGGCGCTCGTTCTCCTGGGGCTGGCGAGTTTCTCCGCGAGTTGGGTGGACGGCGGCACCTTCGTGGGGCTGGCGCTCGTCGTGGCGGGGGTGTACCTGCTGCACCGCAGCAGAGGCCACCTCCGCCGCCCGGCTCCCACCGGAGGGGTCGCAACGGGGCCGGCGGGGATGACCTCCACGGGGACGGGGGGCGACGCGGGTATGTGGGGACAGCCCGTGTCGCAGGCAGCGCCGACCTGGGATCCGCTCGGGGCCGATCCCCTGGGCTGGCGGCTGCCGGACGCCACCGCACCCACTCCGCCGCCGCCGGAACCGCCACCACCGCCACGCCGCAAGTCCAAGATCGGATTCGCGGTGACGGGCGTGGCACTGGCCGTCGGCGGAGTGGGCGCGGCGCTCGCCGCGGAAGGCGTGCCGTGGTTCACCCCGGCACACGTCATGGGTCTGGTACTCGCGGTGCTCGGACTCGGCATGGTGGCCGGCTCGTTCCTCGGGGGAGGACGGGGCCTGGTGTGGCTGGCCGTGCCGCTGGCGCTCGTGGGTCTCACCCTCAGCGCCGTGCCGCTCGAACACGTCGGGGGCGGGTTCGGCGAGCTGCGGGCCACTCCGACCTCGGCCGACCAGGTGCAGCCCGTCTACGAACGCACGGCGGGCGACGTGCAACTCGACCTGACCGGGCTCAGCGGCAGTGATTCGGCACGGACCACCGTGCGCAGCGGCGCGGGCAACGTCACGGTGCTCCTCCCACCCGACGCCGACGTCGACTACCGGTGCGAAGCCGCGGTCGGCAACGTCGAATGCCTCGGACAGGAACACAACGGCATCGACACCCCCGAGCTGCGGGGCGTCGACCCCGGCACCGACGGCGAGGGTGGTCCCAAGATCACGCTGACCGCGAAGATCGGAGCCGGAAACGTGGAGGTGCGTCGTGGCTGA